Genomic segment of Sphingopyxis lindanitolerans:
TTCAACAAGCAGTCGGAAGACGGCATGACGTCACCGACGGTCGATGTCGCGGGCGCGATGGCGGTGACCCGCGCGGTCGGGCGCTTCCTGATCGTGCAGGCGGTGCTGCTCGCCGCCTCGCTGCTGCTTTATGGCTGGACGCCGTGGCTGCTGTGGATCGCCGGGCTCGCGACGACTTTCCAGCTTTTCCTGCGCATCCGCAACATCGCCGAACATGCCTGCACGACGACCGGCAGCGACGATCCCTTCACCCATGCACGCACCACCCATGCCGGCTGGATCGCGCGCGCGACGGTCGCGCCCTATTGGGTGAATTATCACGCCGAGCATCATCTGTTCATGGGCGTCCCCTGCTATCGCCTGCCCGCGGTCCACGCGATGCTCGGCCAGCAGGGCCAGCATGAGGCGATGACGATCGCGCCGCATTACCGCGCGGTGCTGCGCCAGGTGACGGCGGCGGGCTGAACCCTATTCCTGCACGAAACGCTGACCCGCGCGATCCTTCACCGTCGTTTCGGGGTCGAAGATCATCCCGTTCATCGCGACATAAACGCCGGGCGGCAGCGTCTGCACCGCGGCGAGCGCGAAGCCGACATTGAATTCGGCGTCGCTCGCGCGCACCGACGCCGGTTGCATCGCGCCGGTCAGCACAATCGTCTTGCCCGCGACCCCGGCGAGGACGCGGCCGGTGACGACCATCGTGTCGGTGCCGTGGGTGACGAGGATGCGCGTCGCATCGCTCGCCGCCACCGCGGCACGGATCGCCTCGCGGTCGGTGTCGGTCAGGTCGAGGCTGTCCTTGCGCATCAACGGGGTGACGCGGTGCGGGACATGGACATTATTTTCGCGCAGCAGGTCGGGGATCGCGGTCGGGCCGATCTGGAACTCGCTGAGGGCGTCGAAATAGACCTTGTCGATCGTTCCGCCGGTGGTGAAGATGTCGATCATGTCTTCCATCCTGAACCCGTTCGCATCGAGCGAAGTCGAGATGCCCATCAGTTGCGCACGCCTTCCCGGTGTCTCGACTTCGCTCGACACGAACGGAATTTGGCGCGCCGTTACGCCAGCGCCTCGGCAATCAGCCGCCGCGTGTTGGCGATGCCGAACAGCGCGATGAAGCTGCCCATGCGCGGCCCCGCGCTCGACCCAAGCAGCGTCTC
This window contains:
- a CDS encoding asparaginase domain-containing protein, which codes for MIDIFTTGGTIDKVYFDALSEFQIGPTAIPDLLRENNVHVPHRVTPLMRKDSLDLTDTDREAIRAAVAASDATRILVTHGTDTMVVTGRVLAGVAGKTIVLTGAMQPASVRASDAEFNVGFALAAVQTLPPGVYVAMNGMIFDPETTVKDRAGQRFVQE